CTCCTGGGTTTGCCAAAGAAATCAGGGCAGGAAGAAGCCTGGGATgctctctccacatccttcccaccAGCCCATTGCATCCAACAAGCAAGAACATTCCCTTAAAAGAAACACAAGCCTCAGCTGTTACATTCATTAGGATTTACTGGTTGCAAATAACAGAAGTTCAATTCAAAGGAGCTCAAACTTGTTATTGATTAATTATTGATTCATGTTACACCACCAAAGTTCAGGAGGAAACTGGCTTAATTTATAGCTGGTTCCTGGGGCCTAAAAATATCACTAAAACCTTTCCTCCTCATTGACCTCAGGGCTATGGTCTCTTTCAGGAATgacctccttctttttctccacatgtcTGGGAGGATGGCTACCACCACCACCCTGATCTTCACGTCCAAGTGGCAAAGTGGGGGACACGGGACAGACTCTCATCACACCCagtcccacctcccaccccttctgtGCCACAAGAACTGGAACCTTGAATTAAGGCATGGAGAGAATAGTAGCTGAAGGCAGgaacaaggcaggcagagaatggacAGGAAGGACAGGGCAAGGGTGGAAATGAGGAGCTGCCATGGGGACCATCCTAGATGTCCAGCCTAGATCTGGGGGCTGTAGGCTGATTAGTTCGGCTTGTGCCGCAAGTCTTCATCAAATTTGTGGGaaataatcatgaaaataatGTAAATCATATAAGCAGTGGTCATTCATTTGGATTCTATCACATGCCAGAACCTCATTTCATTGACGATAGAAGTATCCACCCACAACCATGGTGTTCCATTCTCCACAGCTAGATAGATCCCATAAAACCATAATTAAGACCATTCCTAACCCACTCAGTTCAGCAGGTAAAAGCCAAATTCCTCATCCCTGAGGGATGAGCCCATCCCTCAGGGGCCCATCCCTCAGCCCATCCCTGAGGGAACTGGCCTGCACTTGcacccctccctccatcccatCCACACTGGCTTTCAGATGTTTGAACAAGCCCATCATGTGCCTGCCTCTGGACCTTTGCACTGACTCTGGAATGGACCTcttcctggaatgctcttcccccagaAGCTGAGGTGGCCCCCTCACCTCCTGCAGTGCTCTGCTCCAACGTCTCCTCAGACAAGCCTCCACCACCGTCCGCAAATAGCACCTCCCTCCACTGGCCACTCTCTGCATAGCCTGTATAACCAACGGACAGTTATGTGTTCATGAGGTTCTGGTCTGTCCTCCTCTGCTGGGTCTTCCTGGGGGAACTGATTCCTGGGAAGGTTGAATTGGGGGAGGTGGCTGCAGAGTTCAGCTTGTGTTTCCTGGGAACTCTCCATGCCAGCTGGTGGGACCCCACACTTTTCCGAGCCACTCCCCCATGCTCTTGAAGCTGCTCTGTTCCTTCCTGGAACAGGACATGTTGGACTCAGGGAAGCATCTGTATAAAGTATCTGGGGAACAcaattttttggggggaggggggaacgtCACTTAAGTTGGCAAATATGGCCCCGcccattctcagagcctgggACCTCCATCCTTTCTGCCCTAGAGGGCAAGTTTCCCCTGGTCTCTGTGGTGACTGAACTCAGGCCTATGTCTGCAAACGAGAGTCCCATTGCACTCATTCATCCAGTCACCCAGCACTCCTTGAAGACCTACTGTGTGCAGAGCACCTCAGCCGGGTGAAGGTCAGAAAGAGAGGAGTCAGACTGTGTGGCCCATGACCCTGAATGGCTGTAGGGTTGGAGCTGGGCATGTTCAATTATTCATTCACTCTATTTcctgaggacctactgtgtgttGACACTTGAGTTGGGAGATATCTGGGGCATAGGGATGAACTGGCTGTGTCATCCCTGACTCTGAATGACTCCAGGGTTGATGCTGGTATGTACAATTATTCAGTCACCTGGAGCTTCTTAAGGACCTATTATGTGCTGAGAATTGGGCCAGACAGTTTGGATTACAGGAGGGAATGAAGATGTATGCTCTATGATTCAGGGCTGGTGCTAAGGATGTTCTCTTATTCATTAATTTACCTGGCCTATTAATGTATATCTCCtaaggacctactgtgtgctggtgCTTGGGCTGGATGATATCTGGGTACAGGGAGGAAGCAACTGTGTGGCCTCTGGCCTTGAATGACTCCAGGGCCAATGCTGGGATGTTAAAACTAGTCACCCAGTACTTCATAAGGATCTACTCTGTGCTGAGGCCTAGGTGCTGTCTGGAGTACAGAGAAGACTCAAGATACCATGAGTCTTGACTCTAAGACAGGTCAGGGATTTTTCACTCATTTGTCTATTCATGTGAGATTTTCTGAGGACCTACTGCGTGCCAAGACCTGTGTAGGTAATGCCAGGGCAAAAGTAACAGCACACATCCTGCCCTCCTTGGCCCTTTGCCAGCTTCCTTGGTAGGACTAAGAGCCAAGGAAGCTGATGGGGCAGGAAGACAGGTGTCTTtgtgtttatgtgtctgtgtCACTGTCTTAGCTTCTCTCCTCCTTGTACACATTAAAgatcatttatgtttattttcaaggCTTGACATTATTTTGACAAATTACATCcctttttcaaactttttcaggAAAGGAAATCTGAATATGGAATAGACACTGGATGACATCCAGAAATTAATCTTTTACAGGGTGTGATGATGTTGTGGTTTTATAGaagctactttttcttttcctaaggaGATACAAACTAAGGTATTTAGCAGTAAAGTGATACCATATCTGCAATTTACTTGAAAATAGACcatgaaaaaaatagacatattttcATGACCCATTCTAAAAGCAAATATGTATCATAAAATATGGCAAATTTTGTTATGAAGACATTTTTGGGTATTGTGTTCATATTCTATTAAGATAGTGTTCTTAAGGCATTCAAATTGGATGGGCATATGGGCATTTATTGTACCTTTTttgtataaatgaaaaatctcataaaattatttaatgtggGGGGTTCATTTTTATGCAGAGGGGGTTTACGTTGTCCCATGATACAGGACACTTCATTGGTcaaccttgtaaaaaaaaaaattcctaactggaaaatatttttcccatgattttttcttttctggagctGAACACATCACAGTGAGATCAAAAGAATCATAAGTGATACCCATGAAATCTGATGCCCAAACCTTGTGAAACGGGAACACCTGTTCTCTTGTCTAATTGTACAAGGCGCTtccagatataaaataataagaggTGGGAAGCTATGTGCCATGTGCTACTGTACAGAAAGGTATGCTGTGCATCTTTTTACAAATAtccacataaatatttgtttctatatGCATATAAGATGCTGGAAAGATACCAGGAAACTCAAGAATGGTTGCTTCTAGGGAAGGGGGGACTGGACTTGGATAGAGGGGATGGAAGAGGATAGgggtaggaatttttttttttaatttgctaattgTGGACCCAATAAATGTGTTACCCACAGTGTAATTTTGTAGAGCTCATGCTGTATGGCCATAAATTACCTCGTGGAGATAGTAGGTGACTCCTGTCTTCTGTCTCATAACACCGTTGGAAAGGCCCTTCCTACACTGCTCCCAGGCTTGGCTATGATGCTCGCTTTGGCTGATAGATCTAGAGGCAAACTCTACATAACCAGAGGCAGGAAGCAGTGCTTGGGTGGGCCCACTCTCCCAAATTCCTGCTAGTGCTGGGAGCACGAAGCCAGGTCAGATGTGCCTCCTGAGGAAGACAGCGACGTTGGCCCAGCTGAGCAGCCCTGGGACAGCCAGCCCCCATCCAACTATCCGCTGACCACAGATGAGTCAGTGAGTCCAGCCAACACCCCCCATGGACAGCATTAAAGGGACAAGTGCACTGGGGAGGATTGTTACACAGCAACTGCTAACTGATGCGTCACTGCGCGGAGGGTTGTGAGCTGGGGGTAGAGAAAGCTGGAGCAGGGGAGAGTGCGTCCTCGCGCTGGAAAAGGCCGGGGTCCACTCCCTCCGGTCAAGGGAGAGGCCTCTTCTAGAACCTGTCCTCCTCCGGCCCGTCCTCATCTGGACAGCGCTGTTCGCATCCGCAGAGCCCACACGTCCTTCAGACGCTGCTCCCTCGTTAACACATCCACTTCCCCCAAAGGAGCTGAACTTTTTACGCAGCTAAATTTATTGAACAAATGCCGACTCGGTCACAAAACCTTCAACTAAACGCTCGCTAGGGACGCACGGACACTTCTTTGGGTCTCCTGTCTCGGGTCACATTCCTCACTCTGAACCAGGAGGCCGCGGGGGTGTGTGTGGCGCGGGGAGCAGTCTGGCAGACGAGGGGTCGAGTCCCGCCCGGGGACTCCCTCCCGGTGTGACCTCGGGTGAGTCCCTGCGCCTCTCCCAGCACCCGCGGCCCCGGGAGCGTGTCGGCGCTCCCCTGAGCGCCTCGGGGCCGGAAGTGTTCCGCGAACGCGCGCGGGCACGCCCCCGGGCTAGCGGAGGCGCGCGCGGCACGTCAGCTCGGGTCCGCCCGCCCGCCTGCAGCCAGGTCCGCCCCATCCCCATCGCCAACCCGCGTCTCCTCCCCGGGGCAGCTCAGGTATCGCGTCAGGGGCGGCAGCTGCGCAACGGTGTCGCCGCACCGGCCGCCTGAGCAGGGCTTCCTGTCGTGCGTGCGCTGGTGGCGAATGAGCGCGGAGGAGAAGCTGAAGGCCTTGCCGCAGCCGCCGCACTCGAAGGGCCTCTCCCCGGTGTGCACGATGTGGTGCTGGATCAGGTAGGCGCGGTTGCTGAAGGCCTTGCCGCACTCGGGGCACGCGTACGGCCGCTCGCCCGTGTGCGTGCGCTGGTGCAGTGTGAGCGAGGAGCCCTGGCTGAAGGCCTTCCCGCACTGTGCGCAGCGGTAGGGCCTCTCGCCTGTGTGGACCTTCTGGTGCTCGATGAGGGAGGACACGTGGCTGAAGGCCACGCCGCACTGCAGGCACCTGTAGGGCTTTGCGCCCGTGTGCGCCAGCTGGTGCTGCCGCAGGTGCGAGCGGTTGCTGAAGGCGCGGCCGCAGTCCGGGCACGCGTAGGGCCGCTCACCCGTGTGCACGCGCTGGTGCTGGCTCAGGTGTGATACCTGCGTGAAGGCCTTGCCGCACTGCGCGCACGCGTACGGCTTTTCGCCCGTGTGGATGCGCCGGTGCTCCGCCAGCGAGGCGCTCTGGCTGAAGGGCGCGCCGCAGTCGGGGCAGGCGTACGGCTTCTCGCCCGTGTGCACGCGCCGGTGCTGCGTCAGGTGCGCGGTCTGCGAGAAGGCCTTGGCGCACTGGCCGCAGGAGTAGGGCCGCTCTGCCGTATGTGTGCGCTGGTGGCGGATGAGCGCCGACGAGAAGCGGAAGGCCTTGGCACACTGCGCGCACACGAACGGCTTCTCACCCGTATGGATGCGCTGGTGCTCCAGCAGGGACGAGCGGTTGCGAAAGGCCTTGGCGCACTGGCCGCACGCGAACGGCCGCTCGCCCGTGTGCACGCGCCGGTGCTGGGCCAGGTGCGTGGGGCGCGCGAAGGCCTTGCCGCACTCGGCACAGCGGTGCGGCCGCTCGCCCGTGTGCGTGCGCCAGTGCGACGCCAGGTAGGAGCCCTGGCTGAAGGCCTTGCCGCACTCTGGGCACGCGTAGGGCCGCTCGCCCGTGTGCGTGCGCAGGTGCAGCGTCAGGTGCACGCTCTGGCTGAAGGCCTTGCCGCACTCGGCGCACGTGAACGGCCGCTCCCCGGTGTGCGTTCTTTGGTGCAGGGTGAACGCCGAGCAGTAGCTGAAGACCTTGCCGCAGTCCCCACACTTCCAAGGCTTCCCCGGTCCGCCCCCGCTCTCCTGCGCCCTGGACTCCGCCTGCTTCTGCTTCCGGTTCTTCCTTGCCGCCCCGCGCCTCTGGGGCCCGCTGTCGGTTTGGGGACGGGGAGGGCTCGAGCCGGTTCCTGGAATCCCTGCGCTGAGCTCATCCTGCGCCGGCACAGCTCGCCCGGCGGGCTCTTCTCCGTGGGTCAGGGCCTCTTGCTTCAGGCAGCTCTCCCTGACCTGACCCTCTGGTTGCCAGGTTCCTCCTGCCTCGGAACCCTGGGGGGCGGCCTCGAGCAAGAGTCCTTCCATCCCCGCCTCCGGAGCTACTACTGCCTGTCTTCACGTGTCCGCGATGGgatctgaaagaaaagaagaaaaccaaacaggTTGGTCGTTTGTCCTGGGCTGGAAAAGGCTAAGTGCAGGGTCTCAGCCTCCACACTCCTGCCAGTTGGGGTCAGGTCGTTTTTTTTTTTGCGGGCAGTCCTGTgcggccccccccaccccccctgccatGTGATTGCCAAAAGTGTCTCCAGACATTTACACGTGTCCCCCCAGGGTCAAAATGATCCCTGATTGAGA
The DNA window shown above is from Mustela nigripes isolate SB6536 chromosome 17, MUSNIG.SB6536, whole genome shotgun sequence and carries:
- the ZNF835 gene encoding zinc finger protein 835 produces the protein MEGLLLEAAPQGSEAGGTWQPEGQVRESCLKQEALTHGEEPAGRAVPAQDELSAGIPGTGSSPPRPQTDSGPQRRGAARKNRKQKQAESRAQESGGGPGKPWKCGDCGKVFSYCSAFTLHQRTHTGERPFTCAECGKAFSQSVHLTLHLRTHTGERPYACPECGKAFSQGSYLASHWRTHTGERPHRCAECGKAFARPTHLAQHRRVHTGERPFACGQCAKAFRNRSSLLEHQRIHTGEKPFVCAQCAKAFRFSSALIRHQRTHTAERPYSCGQCAKAFSQTAHLTQHRRVHTGEKPYACPDCGAPFSQSASLAEHRRIHTGEKPYACAQCGKAFTQVSHLSQHQRVHTGERPYACPDCGRAFSNRSHLRQHQLAHTGAKPYRCLQCGVAFSHVSSLIEHQKVHTGERPYRCAQCGKAFSQGSSLTLHQRTHTGERPYACPECGKAFSNRAYLIQHHIVHTGERPFECGGCGKAFSFSSALIRHQRTHDRKPCSGGRCGDTVAQLPPLTRYLSCPGEETRVGDGDGADLAAGGRADPS